The Bartonella bovis 91-4 sequence TAAAACAACAAAAAGCCAACCAAAACACAAAAAAACAATTCAATCGAAAGCATTGTTTTCATGTTGTACTTGATCCTGGTCATGGTGGAATTGACAGTGGTGCACAAGGTATTACTGGAATTTTAGAAAAAAATATAACACTAGCTTTTGCGCGTGCATTGCAAGATGAATTAGAAAAAGACCCTTATATCAATGTGACTTTAACACGCAATTCTGATATCTTTTTAAGATTAAGCGAAAGAATTAAAAAAGCACAAAATTTTAATGCTGATCTTTTTATATCTATTCACGCAGATAGTATTAATATTCCTTCTCTTCGTGGCGCTACAATTTACACTTTATCTGATAAAGCATCTGATGCGATCGCAAAAACTTTAGCTGAAATTGAAAATAATGCAGATCTCCTTGGTGGATTGTCCGCAGAAGAATCACATGAAGTTACAGATATTTTGATAGATCTCGCTAAACGCGAAACTCATATACTTTCGCTTAATTTTGCTGATCGTATTATTTTAAATTTATCAAAGAGTAATATTAATCTGATCAAAAATCCTCATAGATACGCTGATTTTCAAGTTTTAAAAGCTCCAGATATACCTTCTGTGTTGATAGAAGTAGGTTATTTATCTAATAAAGAAGATGAAAA is a genomic window containing:
- a CDS encoding N-acetylmuramoyl-L-alanine amidase family protein, which encodes MIKQFPIRILKEVYWNIIWYFICCLFFFLTFQTHIQGADTLKLINLRTIGDNTSTRIIAVFNTEPNFHLQILDSPSRLVINLPLADFSAQNLSPNKQNILSNMLSNVHYSFSDTQASHIILTSKNTFIIENSTVQKLDNGLWQLLIDITQNTQKKSNEILIKQQKANQNTKKQFNRKHCFHVVLDPGHGGIDSGAQGITGILEKNITLAFARALQDELEKDPYINVTLTRNSDIFLRLSERIKKAQNFNADLFISIHADSINIPSLRGATIYTLSDKASDAIAKTLAEIENNADLLGGLSAEESHEVTDILIDLAKRETHILSLNFADRIILNLSKSNINLIKNPHRYADFQVLKAPDIPSVLIEVGYLSNKEDEKLLNNSQWRNQIVGSLAHSIRQFAQYRKKIMQFP